A stretch of DNA from Mercenaria mercenaria strain notata unplaced genomic scaffold, MADL_Memer_1 contig_4600, whole genome shotgun sequence:
TTTTCTTGTTAGTCTTCCTCTGCCTTAAATCTTTTCTCTGTCTGACAGTTTTTTTCACTCATCCTCATCTTCGGAATCAGAATCACTAGTAGTTTCATCctcaattttctttctttttctttttacaaattttttctttttctctgaaCCATCCACAAATTTCTTAccagttatccactttttgtgCTTATCATAACTTTGTGGTGTTCTTGTTAGTTTCAATTCCCCAGAATCAGAATTTGGTTTTGAAGAATCTTTCATCACATTTCTAAGTTTTTTCATGTTACCAGAGTCTTTTCCATTCAAATCATTTCCTGCCAGTCTTTCATTTGTTACATCACTGTCCGCAGAAGCAAGATCACTTATCAGAATTATTTCCTCAGaatcatccccagcttttataGGTTTTTTGTCTTTCAGTTTTGAAACTTCCATAGCTAAACTTCTTCTTGCCTTTGTCTTTGTCTTTGCtttaaaggaaaataagaaatttaaataCAGCTCTTTAAATACTGAttaaacataaatacatgtaatcaTTTATAATGAGGCAGCACACATTGACATACTTAGGACTATGTTTGAACTGTGGTGAACAGGTTTAAAGagaaatagttttaaagtttgtttgattTTCACAAGATAACAACaggtatttgaaaatatttgccaaaacAAAGTTATCACAACAGAAAACAATGAAAGCAACAGAAAATCGGAAACATTGTTTTCACTTCCTGGGGTGTGTTCTAGGGAGCAGGAGTGTGTACTACAGTGTAAGTGGCAGAGGTTAGGGTGGAGACAAGGGGAGCGGTTTATTAGTAAAGCAGGGTTGTGATTATTTCACCAGAAAAGGATGAAATTAGAGGATATCCcttatacattttaacaaaactacACATTTTGCACATATCTGACCaaacttttatttcactgttttaAAGGGAAGCCCTATAGTATTTTATGCGCATTTTTCTGTGCAGCCGACACTGCCTaaggaaaattgaagtgaagtcaacatttgttaaaatatgtgacaaacaatcttaaatatgaggaatcttgaataaaataacattttttaataagttttatcagtaatcaattGCAgttgttgatactggtttatgttgttttgacatatatcatgcctgacatgtatcatgcaacttgacatttgtggctgtgtttagacagcgcattttagtacaaagacagtactGTTCAtatgttagacaattaactttgtattgataagacaatatctcctttcaaattatttagtattcaattataaaagaattaagaattttttaaactttttttaaacttatagCAGATAATTTGGTCAGTTTCGCGCCATTTTttgtccgaacaggtgttgtattcaagcaaCCTTAACACagaatttagcctggtgacccatatatttttggccattttaaatttatgttcacaatacaattatctatacataagaaaaacaagGGGAAAATCTATGAcacagtttttttcaaaataaaaaaaaataaaaatattctcaCTATggataattttattgaaaaaagttcacaaatgtgaattatgaaacaagatttttttcatttgtacccattattataataatatagtaTTAccaatatgactatgatatcaaataagtatataataaaatctgtaaaaagaatatttaaaccttattgtgctgtcttgatgcatattttggttggtatttataaacaagagtgccagaatgtcacaatatacgcacatcacagcaaatttctttacactagcacctatatttgcaaatggaattttaattttgtggtagtaattattgtaattcttttgtttttctaaatccacataaaaactccttaccaggtagagataccttaaaatacacctaaaatttgaaagtaacatctatgttgtaccacagaaaagtggtcttggtttttccctacggtcaattataaaaaaagttacaatataagttatttatagtaacaactaagggaagttaatctttaaaaaaaaagtccacataaaaatccttaccaggtagagataggtcaaaaaacacctcagaaatggatgtaacatgcatgttgtactacagaaaagtggtctctatttttccctacgactagtaatgaaaaagttacaatacaagctatttatagtaacaacaaagggaagtaattctaaaggagggacctgcgcatgacacttcatctcatgatggtgtacaattgtgccaagttacatcaaaatccctccatgcatgaagaagaaatgcttcggacaaagtcatta
This window harbors:
- the LOC128553995 gene encoding uncharacterized protein LOC128553995, which encodes KTKTKARRSLAMEVSKLKDKKPIKAGDDSEEIILISDLASADSDVTNERLAGNDLNGKDSGNMKKLRNVMKDSSKPNSDSGELKLTRTPQSYDKHKKWITGKKFVDGSEKKKKFVKRKRKKIEDETTSDSDSEDEDE